The Mycobacterium paragordonae genome includes a region encoding these proteins:
- the car gene encoding carboxylic acid reductase: protein MTTTQEERIARRAEELAATDPQFAAAQPDPAVAEALENPDLRLPQVIQTVVDGYADRPALGHRAVEFVADPATGRTALTLLPRFETITYRELGDRIAAVGRALADAVQTGDRVCVLGFNSVDYTTIDMALGQIGAMSVPLQTSAAIAQLQPIVTETEPALIAASVNQLTDAVELIRGAAQAPAKLVVFDYHPQVDDEREAFDGAVAALSGTGVAVETLSDVLQRGTDAPAQPHAELAEDALALLIYTSGSTGAPKGAMYPQRNVGKMFRRSAKNWFGPTAASITLNFMPMSHVMGRGILYGTLGNGGTAYFAAKSDLSTFLEDLALVRPTEMNFVPRIWETLYGEFLSEVDRRLLDGGDRAAVEAEVLVDQRENLLGGRFIFAMTGSAPTSPELKAWAESLLEMHLLDGYGSTEAGMVLFDGEVQRPPVIDYKLVDVPDLGYFTTDRPYPRGELLLKTENLFPGYYKRPEITASVFDEDGYYRTGDVVAEVAPDQVRYVDRRNNVLKLAQGEFVTVAKLEAVFGNSPLIRQIYVYGNSAHPYLLAVVVPTQDALAAHSVEALKPMIADSLQSVAKEAGLQSYEVPRDFIVETTPFTLENGLLTGIRKLAWPKLKAHYGERLEQLYADLAAGQASELSELRRGGADGPVLETVSRAAAAMLGTASSDLSADAHFTDLGGDSLSALTFANLLQEIFGVEVPVGVIVSPANDLQALAAYIEAERQPGSKRPTFASVHGRDAVEVHASDLTLDKFIDADTLAAAPSLPAPSEQVRTVLLTGATGFLGRYLALEWLQRMALVDGKVICLVRAKSDEDARARLDATFDSGDPKLLAHYRDLAAKHLEVLAGDKGEADLGLDRQTWQRLADTVDVIVDPAALVNHVLPYSQLFGPNALGTAELIRLALTSRIKPFSYTSTIAVGGGIAPGAFTEDADIRQISATRQIDDGYANGYANSKWAGEVLLREAHDLCGLPVAVFRCDMILADTTWAGQLNVPDMFTRTILSLAATGIAPGSFYELDGEGNRQRAHYDGLPVEFIAEAVAVLGAQSGDGFATYHVMNPYDDGIGFDEFVDWMISGGSAIQRIADYGEWLQRFETTLRGLPEKQRNASLLPLLHNYQKPEKPINGSIAPTNVFRTAVQESKIGPEKDIPHVTPAIIAKYVSDLRLLGLL from the coding sequence ATGACGACCACCCAAGAGGAGCGGATCGCCCGCCGCGCCGAAGAGCTTGCTGCCACCGACCCCCAGTTCGCCGCCGCCCAGCCGGATCCGGCGGTGGCCGAGGCGTTGGAGAACCCGGACCTGCGGCTCCCCCAGGTCATCCAAACCGTGGTCGACGGTTACGCCGACCGGCCGGCGCTGGGCCACCGGGCCGTGGAGTTCGTGGCGGACCCGGCGACCGGGCGCACCGCGCTGACTCTGCTCCCCCGCTTCGAGACCATCACCTACCGCGAACTCGGCGACCGGATCGCCGCGGTCGGCCGCGCCCTGGCCGACGCCGTGCAGACCGGCGACCGGGTGTGCGTGCTGGGCTTCAACAGCGTGGACTACACCACCATCGATATGGCGCTCGGCCAGATCGGCGCGATGTCGGTGCCGCTGCAGACCAGCGCGGCGATCGCCCAGCTGCAGCCGATCGTCACCGAGACCGAGCCGGCCCTGATCGCGGCCAGCGTGAACCAGCTGACCGACGCCGTCGAGTTGATCCGCGGCGCCGCCCAGGCGCCCGCGAAGCTGGTGGTCTTCGACTACCACCCGCAGGTCGACGACGAGCGGGAGGCCTTCGACGGCGCAGTGGCCGCCCTGTCGGGTACCGGCGTGGCGGTCGAGACGCTGTCCGACGTCCTGCAGCGCGGCACCGATGCGCCGGCGCAACCGCACGCGGAACTGGCCGAAGACGCACTGGCCCTGTTGATCTACACCTCCGGCAGCACCGGCGCTCCCAAGGGCGCGATGTACCCGCAGCGCAATGTCGGCAAGATGTTCCGCCGGTCCGCCAAGAACTGGTTCGGACCGACCGCCGCGTCGATCACCCTCAACTTCATGCCGATGAGCCACGTCATGGGACGCGGCATCCTCTACGGCACGCTGGGCAACGGCGGCACCGCCTACTTCGCCGCCAAGAGCGACCTCTCGACGTTCCTGGAAGACCTGGCCCTGGTGCGTCCCACCGAGATGAACTTCGTGCCACGCATCTGGGAGACGCTGTACGGCGAATTTCTGAGTGAGGTAGACCGCCGGTTATTGGACGGCGGTGACCGCGCCGCCGTTGAGGCCGAGGTACTGGTGGACCAGCGGGAGAACCTGCTCGGCGGACGCTTCATCTTCGCGATGACCGGCTCGGCCCCCACCTCCCCGGAGTTGAAGGCCTGGGCGGAGTCGCTGCTCGAGATGCACCTTTTGGACGGCTACGGCTCCACCGAGGCCGGCATGGTGTTGTTCGACGGCGAGGTGCAGCGCCCGCCGGTGATCGACTACAAGCTGGTCGACGTGCCTGACCTGGGCTACTTCACCACCGACCGGCCCTACCCGCGCGGCGAGTTGCTGCTCAAGACCGAGAACCTGTTCCCCGGCTACTACAAGCGCCCGGAGATCACGGCCAGCGTGTTCGACGAGGATGGCTACTACCGCACCGGCGACGTGGTCGCCGAGGTCGCCCCGGACCAGGTCCGCTACGTCGACCGCCGCAACAACGTGCTCAAGCTGGCGCAGGGTGAGTTCGTCACCGTCGCCAAGCTGGAGGCGGTATTCGGCAACAGCCCGCTGATCCGGCAGATCTACGTCTACGGCAACAGCGCGCACCCCTACCTGCTGGCCGTCGTGGTGCCGACCCAGGACGCACTGGCGGCCCACAGCGTCGAGGCGCTGAAGCCGATGATCGCCGATTCGCTGCAGAGCGTGGCGAAAGAGGCGGGTCTGCAGTCCTACGAGGTGCCGCGCGACTTCATCGTCGAGACCACCCCGTTCACCCTGGAGAACGGTCTGCTGACCGGCATCCGCAAGTTGGCGTGGCCGAAGCTCAAGGCGCACTACGGCGAGCGGCTGGAACAGCTCTACGCCGACCTGGCCGCCGGCCAGGCCAGCGAGCTCAGCGAACTGCGGCGCGGCGGCGCCGACGGGCCCGTGCTGGAGACGGTGAGCCGGGCCGCGGCCGCGATGCTGGGCACCGCGAGCAGCGACCTGTCCGCGGACGCGCACTTCACCGACCTCGGCGGAGACTCGTTGTCCGCGTTGACCTTCGCCAATTTGCTGCAGGAGATCTTCGGGGTCGAGGTGCCGGTCGGCGTCATCGTCAGCCCGGCCAACGACCTGCAGGCGCTGGCCGCCTACATCGAGGCCGAGCGGCAGCCCGGCTCCAAGCGGCCGACGTTCGCCTCGGTACACGGGCGCGACGCCGTCGAGGTGCACGCCAGTGACCTCACGCTGGACAAGTTCATCGACGCCGACACCCTGGCCGCAGCGCCCAGCCTGCCGGCACCGAGCGAGCAGGTGCGCACCGTCCTGCTGACCGGAGCCACCGGCTTCCTGGGCCGCTACCTGGCGCTGGAATGGCTGCAGCGGATGGCGCTGGTAGACGGCAAGGTGATCTGCCTGGTGCGGGCAAAATCGGACGAGGACGCCCGCGCCCGGTTGGACGCCACGTTCGACAGCGGAGATCCCAAGCTGCTGGCCCACTACCGGGACCTGGCCGCCAAGCACCTCGAGGTGCTCGCGGGTGACAAGGGCGAGGCCGACCTGGGCCTGGACCGGCAGACCTGGCAGCGGCTGGCCGACACCGTCGACGTGATCGTCGACCCGGCCGCGCTAGTCAACCACGTGTTGCCCTACAGCCAGCTGTTCGGGCCGAATGCGCTGGGCACCGCGGAGCTGATCCGGTTGGCGCTGACCAGCAGGATCAAGCCCTTCAGCTACACCTCGACGATCGCGGTGGGCGGCGGGATCGCGCCGGGTGCGTTCACCGAGGACGCCGACATCCGACAGATCAGCGCGACGCGCCAGATCGACGACGGCTACGCCAACGGCTATGCCAACAGCAAGTGGGCCGGCGAGGTGCTCCTGCGCGAAGCGCACGATCTGTGCGGCCTGCCGGTCGCGGTGTTCCGCTGCGACATGATCCTGGCCGACACCACCTGGGCGGGTCAGCTCAACGTTCCGGACATGTTCACCAGGACGATCTTGAGCCTGGCTGCCACCGGGATCGCGCCCGGTTCGTTCTACGAACTGGACGGCGAAGGCAACCGGCAGCGCGCCCACTACGACGGACTGCCGGTCGAGTTCATCGCCGAAGCAGTCGCGGTGCTCGGGGCACAGAGCGGCGACGGGTTCGCGACCTATCACGTGATGAACCCCTACGACGACGGCATCGGCTTCGACGAGTTCGTCGACTGGATGATCTCGGGAGGAAGCGCTATCCAGCGCATCGCCGACTACGGCGAGTGGTTGCAGCGGTTCGAGACCACCCTCCGCGGCCTGCCGGAGAAGCAGCGCAATGCCTCCCTGCTGCCGCTGCTGCACAACTACCAGAAGCCGGAGAAGCCCATCAACGGTTCGATCGCTCCCACCAACGTGTTCCGCACCGCGGTACAGGAGTCGAAGATCGGTCCCGAGAAGGACATCCCGCACGTCACACCGGCGATCATCGCCAAGTACGTGAGCGATCTGCGGCTACTCGGGCTGCTGTAA
- the yajC gene encoding preprotein translocase subunit YajC, whose translation MESFVLFLPFLLIMGGFMYFASRRQRKAMQATIDLHESLQPGDRVHTTSGLEATVVSFTDDTVDLEISPGVVTTWMKLAVRDRILPDDDEDYDDEDYEVKSTALEVGEDEPTDSESGRVIKDS comes from the coding sequence ATGGAGAGTTTTGTCCTGTTCCTGCCGTTCCTGCTCATCATGGGCGGGTTCATGTATTTCGCGTCGCGGCGGCAACGCAAGGCGATGCAGGCCACCATCGACCTGCACGAGTCGTTGCAGCCGGGGGACCGCGTGCACACGACATCGGGACTGGAAGCGACGGTCGTCAGCTTCACCGACGACACCGTCGACCTCGAGATCTCACCCGGCGTCGTCACGACGTGGATGAAGCTGGCCGTGCGGGACCGGATCCTGCCCGACGACGATGAGGACTATGACGACGAGGACTATGAGGTCAAGAGCACCGCATTGGAGGTAGGCGAGGACGAGCCCACCGACTCGGAGTCCGGCCGCGTCATCAAGGATTCCTGA
- the gabT gene encoding 4-aminobutyrate--2-oxoglutarate transaminase: MASLEQSRHLATEIPGPASLELNKRRTAAVSHGVGVTLPVFIARAGGGVVEDVDGNRLIDLGSGIAVTTIGNAAPPVVEAVRRQVAEFTHTCFMVTPYEGYVAVAEELNRITPGEGEKRSVLFNSGAEAVESSIKVARSYTGRSAVVAFDHAYHGRTNLTMALTAKSMPYKSGFGPFAPEIYRAPLSYPYRDGLLDKELATDGEKAAARAISVMDKQVGAKNLAAVIIEPIQGEGGFIVPAEGFLPALLRWCRENDVVFIADEVQSGFARTGKMFACEHEGIQPDIIVTAKGIADGLPLSGITGRAEVMDAPHAGGLGGTFGGNPVACAAALATIKMIESDGLIERAQEIERVITEPLLRLQAGDDRVGDVRGRGAMIAMELVKSGTSDPDPELTTRLATAAHAAGVIVLTCGMFGNIIRLLPPLTISDELLTEGLDVLTGLFADL; the protein is encoded by the coding sequence GTGGCCAGCCTCGAGCAGAGCCGTCATTTGGCCACCGAAATCCCTGGTCCCGCCTCCTTGGAGTTGAACAAGCGGCGGACCGCCGCGGTCTCGCACGGCGTGGGAGTCACGCTGCCGGTGTTCATTGCGCGCGCCGGTGGCGGCGTCGTGGAGGACGTGGACGGCAACCGGCTCATCGACCTAGGCTCCGGTATCGCGGTGACCACGATCGGCAACGCCGCCCCACCCGTCGTGGAGGCGGTACGCCGGCAGGTCGCGGAATTCACTCACACCTGCTTCATGGTGACGCCGTACGAGGGGTACGTCGCGGTGGCCGAGGAGCTGAACCGGATCACCCCGGGTGAGGGCGAGAAGCGTTCGGTGTTGTTCAACTCCGGCGCCGAGGCGGTCGAGAGCTCGATCAAGGTCGCGCGCTCATACACCGGCAGGTCTGCCGTCGTCGCCTTCGACCACGCCTACCACGGCCGGACCAACCTGACGATGGCGCTCACCGCCAAGTCGATGCCCTACAAGAGCGGGTTCGGCCCGTTCGCGCCGGAGATCTACCGGGCTCCGCTGTCCTATCCCTACCGGGACGGCCTGCTGGACAAGGAACTGGCCACCGACGGCGAAAAGGCCGCGGCCCGCGCGATCAGCGTGATGGACAAGCAGGTCGGCGCGAAGAACCTGGCGGCGGTCATCATCGAGCCGATCCAGGGTGAGGGCGGGTTCATCGTCCCGGCCGAAGGCTTCCTGCCCGCGCTGCTGCGCTGGTGCCGGGAGAACGACGTGGTGTTCATCGCCGACGAGGTGCAATCGGGGTTTGCGCGCACCGGCAAGATGTTCGCCTGCGAGCACGAGGGCATTCAGCCCGACATCATCGTGACGGCCAAGGGCATCGCCGACGGGCTGCCGCTGTCGGGAATCACGGGCCGGGCCGAGGTCATGGATGCCCCGCATGCGGGCGGCCTGGGCGGGACGTTCGGCGGCAACCCCGTCGCGTGTGCGGCGGCGTTGGCCACCATCAAGATGATCGAGTCCGACGGCCTGATCGAGCGGGCGCAGGAGATCGAGCGCGTGATCACCGAGCCGCTGCTGCGACTGCAGGCGGGCGACGACCGGGTCGGTGACGTGCGTGGGCGCGGCGCCATGATCGCGATGGAACTGGTGAAGTCCGGCACGTCCGACCCCGACCCCGAGTTGACGACGCGGTTGGCGACCGCGGCGCACGCCGCCGGGGTGATCGTGCTGACCTGCGGAATGTTCGGCAACATCATCCGGCTGCTGCCGCCGCTGACGATCAGCGACGAACTGCTGACCGAGGGCCTGGACGTCCTGACGGGGTTGTTCGCCGACCTCTGA
- a CDS encoding IS110 family transposase — protein sequence MRQQVWAGVDAGKSDHHCVVINVEGIQLLSQRVVNDETALLDLIGAVTALADGGDITWAIDLNAGGAALLITLLIASEQRLLYIPGRTVYHASAGYRGDGKTDAKDAAVIADQARMRRDLQPLRPGDDIAVELRILSSRRTDLVADRTRAINRLRAQLLEYFPALERAFDYSTSKAALILLTGYQTPDGLRRAGPARLTAWLAKRKARNASAVAAKAIEAANAQHSIVPGQNLAATMIARLAKEVMALDTEIGATETMIEDRSRRHRHAEIIVSMPGFGVVLGAEFLAATGGELSAFDSVDRLAGVSGLAPVPRDSGRISGNRKRPRRYDRRLLRACYLSAQIAIRTDTPSRNYYDRKRSEGKTHTQAVLALARRRLNVLWAMLRDHRPYQPTAPNTAAA from the coding sequence GTGAGACAACAAGTCTGGGCCGGTGTTGACGCCGGTAAATCCGACCACCATTGCGTGGTCATAAACGTCGAAGGGATTCAGCTGCTGTCGCAACGCGTCGTTAACGACGAAACGGCGCTGCTGGATCTGATTGGAGCCGTGACGGCGCTGGCCGACGGCGGTGACATTACGTGGGCGATCGACCTCAACGCCGGCGGCGCCGCGTTGCTGATTACCTTGCTCATCGCCTCCGAGCAGCGGTTGCTCTACATTCCCGGCCGCACCGTCTACCACGCCTCGGCCGGCTATCGCGGCGACGGCAAAACCGACGCCAAAGACGCCGCCGTCATCGCCGACCAAGCCCGGATGCGCCGTGATCTGCAGCCGCTGCGGCCCGGCGATGACATCGCCGTCGAGCTGCGCATCCTTTCCAGCCGGCGCACCGATCTGGTCGCCGATCGAACCCGGGCGATCAACCGGCTGCGAGCCCAGCTGCTGGAATACTTCCCCGCTTTGGAGCGCGCCTTTGACTACAGCACCAGCAAGGCCGCACTGATCCTGCTGACCGGCTACCAGACCCCCGACGGGCTGCGCCGCGCAGGCCCTGCCCGGCTGACGGCCTGGCTTGCTAAACGCAAGGCGCGCAACGCCTCTGCCGTCGCAGCCAAAGCCATCGAGGCCGCCAACGCCCAGCACAGCATCGTGCCTGGTCAAAACCTCGCCGCCACCATGATCGCCCGGCTGGCCAAGGAGGTGATGGCCCTCGACACCGAGATTGGCGCGACTGAGACGATGATCGAGGACCGATCTCGCCGCCACCGCCACGCCGAGATCATCGTGAGCATGCCCGGCTTCGGCGTCGTGCTCGGCGCCGAATTCCTCGCCGCCACCGGAGGCGAATTGAGCGCCTTCGACTCCGTCGACCGCCTGGCCGGCGTGTCCGGGCTGGCACCAGTACCGCGCGATTCCGGGCGCATCAGCGGCAACCGCAAACGCCCCCGCCGCTACGACCGTCGCCTGCTGCGCGCCTGCTATCTGTCCGCCCAGATCGCCATCCGCACCGATACACCCTCGCGCAACTACTACGACCGCAAAAGATCCGAAGGCAAAACCCATACCCAAGCCGTCCTCGCCTTGGCCCGCCGACGCCTCAACGTCCTCTGGGCCATGCTGCGCGACCATCGGCCCTATCAACCCACCGCGCCTAACACTGCGGCGGCTTGA
- a CDS encoding alpha/beta fold hydrolase yields the protein MTSLTDEFVETDVGRLHVLRRGTGPVTILWHSLFLDSRSWVPLIGALAELVPDRTVIAVDGPSHGRSEPLNRDFTFDECARAAADVLDRIGVDEPVDWVGNAWGGHVGIVLAAGQPQRIRTLTTIGTPVHGTEARFRVTKGWPLVALYRLFGPIKLVCDPLSEALLGPDGSAEVMDAFREADRLGMYHAVRSMMLKRPGLHDRLPQIAAPTLMLAAHDDDEGWPPDQARAACAAMRDARVGVVRGGGRVAPLLVDAQTVARTLVDFWASASPDAPRH from the coding sequence ATGACCAGCCTGACGGACGAGTTTGTCGAGACGGACGTGGGGCGGCTGCACGTGCTGCGCCGAGGTACGGGACCGGTGACCATCCTGTGGCACAGCCTGTTTCTCGACTCCCGGTCGTGGGTTCCGCTGATCGGCGCGCTGGCCGAACTGGTGCCGGACCGGACCGTCATCGCCGTTGACGGTCCGTCACACGGGCGCAGCGAACCGCTCAACCGCGACTTCACCTTCGATGAATGCGCGCGGGCGGCCGCCGATGTCCTGGACCGCATCGGTGTCGACGAGCCGGTGGACTGGGTGGGCAACGCCTGGGGCGGTCACGTCGGAATCGTGCTGGCCGCAGGGCAACCTCAGCGGATCCGCACGCTCACCACCATCGGCACCCCCGTGCATGGCACCGAGGCCCGATTTCGTGTCACGAAGGGCTGGCCTCTGGTGGCGCTGTATCGGCTCTTCGGGCCGATCAAACTCGTCTGCGATCCGCTGTCGGAAGCGCTGCTGGGACCGGACGGATCGGCCGAGGTGATGGACGCATTCCGCGAGGCCGACCGGCTCGGGATGTACCACGCCGTGCGCTCGATGATGCTGAAACGCCCAGGCCTGCACGACCGACTACCGCAGATCGCGGCGCCGACCCTGATGCTCGCCGCTCACGACGACGACGAAGGCTGGCCGCCGGACCAGGCCCGGGCAGCCTGCGCCGCGATGCGCGACGCGCGGGTTGGCGTGGTGCGAGGTGGCGGCCGGGTGGCGCCACTGCTGGTCGATGCGCAGACGGTCGCTCGGACACTGGTCGACTTCTGGGCGAGCGCCTCGCCTGATGCGCCGCGACACTGA
- a CDS encoding DUF1304 domain-containing protein, with translation MLTAALIFAALAAVLHVYIFTMESLTWTSKRTRATFGTTAEEAETTKLLAFNQGFYNLFLAIVSGIGIAAMFTGHHDVGAALVFAGVGSMAAAAVVLLISARDKARAAVTQGLFPVIAIVLLLIRLLA, from the coding sequence ATGCTCACCGCCGCTCTGATTTTCGCCGCGCTGGCCGCGGTCCTGCACGTCTACATCTTCACGATGGAGTCGTTGACGTGGACCTCCAAGCGCACCCGGGCGACCTTCGGCACCACGGCCGAGGAGGCCGAGACGACCAAGCTGCTGGCGTTCAACCAGGGGTTCTACAACCTGTTCCTCGCGATCGTGTCCGGAATCGGCATCGCCGCGATGTTCACCGGGCACCATGATGTCGGGGCGGCGCTGGTCTTCGCCGGCGTCGGGTCGATGGCGGCGGCCGCGGTGGTGCTGCTGATCTCGGCGCGGGATAAGGCGCGTGCGGCCGTGACGCAGGGTCTGTTTCCGGTGATTGCGATCGTGCTGCTGCTGATTCGTTTACTGGCGTAA
- the secD gene encoding protein translocase subunit SecD — MASSSAPVQPARYLSVFLLMLVGVYLLVFLTGDKKTTPKLGIDLQGGTRVTLTARTPDGSRPSRDALAQAQQIISSRVNGLGVSGSEVVVDGDNLVITVPGSDGNEARDLGQTARLYIRPVLNSMPAQKAPQEPKPGQQPSGGEPGAPAPAPGAPAPAPGAPGAPAPAPGGPAPAPGAPGASAPAPAQSGAPAPAPPRGQPRPYPQDPAPSPSPAPSPAPSSPAPGSPAPGSTPAPAPGPAPSPSPTGEAPPTDAPAAPDPRKDLAERIAQEKKWRQNTSQYIQMIALQFEATRCDKDDILAGNDDPKLPLVTCSTDHKTAYLLAPSIISGDQIQDATSGMNQSSLGYVVDLQFKSAAANVWADYTAAHTGTQTAFTLDSQVVSAPMIREPIPGGRTQISGGDPPFSAATAKQLANVLKYGSLPLSFESSEAQTVSATLGLTSLRAGLIAGGIGLLLVLLYSLLYYRVLGVLTALSLVASGAMVYAILVLLGRYINYTLDLAGIAGLIIGIGTTADSFVVFFERIKDEIREGRSFRSAVPRGWARARKTIVSGNAVTFLAAAVLYFLAIGQVKGFAFTLGLTTILDLVVVFLVTWPLVYLASKSARLGKPAYNGLGAVQQVARERRASSSAAKTGRG; from the coding sequence GTGGCATCGTCTTCGGCGCCGGTGCAGCCTGCCCGCTATCTGTCCGTGTTCCTGCTCATGCTCGTCGGCGTCTACCTGCTGGTGTTTCTCACCGGGGACAAGAAGACAACGCCCAAGCTGGGCATCGACCTGCAGGGTGGCACCCGGGTCACGCTGACCGCGCGGACTCCCGACGGTTCACGACCCAGCCGGGACGCGCTGGCGCAGGCTCAGCAGATCATCAGCTCCCGAGTCAACGGGCTGGGCGTCTCCGGCTCGGAAGTCGTCGTCGACGGCGACAATCTGGTCATCACGGTGCCCGGCAGCGACGGCAACGAGGCCCGCGACCTGGGCCAGACGGCGCGGCTCTACATCCGGCCGGTGCTCAACTCGATGCCGGCGCAGAAGGCGCCCCAGGAGCCCAAGCCCGGGCAGCAACCGTCCGGCGGCGAGCCGGGCGCTCCCGCCCCCGCCCCAGGGGCCCCCGCCCCGGCCCCGGGTGCTCCCGGCGCACCGGCTCCCGCGCCAGGTGGACCGGCGCCCGCCCCCGGCGCGCCCGGTGCTTCGGCACCCGCCCCGGCGCAGTCCGGCGCCCCCGCTCCGGCGCCACCGCGTGGACAGCCCAGGCCCTACCCGCAGGATCCCGCGCCCAGCCCCTCGCCGGCGCCGAGTCCGGCGCCCAGCAGTCCCGCGCCTGGCAGTCCCGCGCCGGGGTCCACCCCCGCGCCGGCGCCCGGCCCGGCCCCCTCGCCGTCGCCCACGGGCGAGGCGCCGCCCACCGACGCACCGGCGGCCCCGGACCCACGCAAGGATCTGGCCGAGCGCATCGCGCAGGAAAAGAAGTGGCGGCAGAACACCAGCCAATACATCCAGATGATCGCGCTGCAGTTCGAAGCCACCCGCTGCGACAAGGACGACATCCTGGCCGGCAATGACGATCCGAAGTTGCCGCTGGTCACCTGCTCGACCGACCACAAGACGGCCTACCTGTTGGCGCCGTCGATCATCAGCGGCGACCAGATCCAGGACGCCACCTCCGGGATGAATCAGAGCAGCCTGGGCTACGTGGTTGACCTGCAGTTCAAGAGTGCCGCGGCCAACGTCTGGGCCGACTACACGGCCGCGCACACCGGCACTCAGACCGCCTTCACGCTGGACTCGCAGGTGGTCAGCGCGCCGATGATCAGGGAGCCGATCCCTGGCGGGCGCACCCAGATCAGCGGCGGTGATCCACCGTTCAGCGCGGCGACCGCCAAGCAGCTCGCCAACGTCCTGAAGTACGGGTCGCTGCCGTTGTCGTTTGAGTCCTCAGAAGCCCAAACCGTCTCGGCGACACTGGGTTTGACGTCGCTGCGGGCCGGCCTGATCGCCGGCGGGATCGGCCTGCTGCTGGTCCTGTTGTATTCACTGCTCTACTACCGGGTGCTCGGGGTGCTCACCGCGTTGTCGTTGGTCGCTTCTGGCGCAATGGTTTACGCGATCCTGGTGCTGCTGGGCCGGTACATCAACTACACCCTGGACCTGGCCGGGATCGCGGGTCTGATCATCGGCATCGGCACCACCGCCGACTCGTTCGTGGTGTTCTTCGAACGCATCAAAGATGAGATACGCGAAGGTCGTTCGTTCCGGTCGGCGGTACCGCGCGGTTGGGCAAGGGCCCGCAAGACGATCGTGTCCGGCAACGCAGTGACGTTCCTGGCGGCCGCCGTGCTGTATTTCCTGGCGATCGGACAGGTGAAGGGATTCGCGTTCACCCTGGGCCTCACCACCATCCTCGACCTCGTCGTCGTATTCCTGGTGACCTGGCCGCTGGTGTATCTCGCCTCTAAATCTGCGCGACTGGGCAAGCCGGCGTACAACGGCCTGGGCGCAGTTCAGCAGGTCGCACGCGAGCGCCGGGCGTCGAGTTCGGCAGCCAAGACGGGACGGGGTTAA
- a CDS encoding MarR family winged helix-turn-helix transcriptional regulator — protein MATSSDLPADRQAIGQLLVRLTRQFRTDLAAPHAEQGYGDVRDPHLQIFGNVRMGGIRLTELAARAQLSLAATSELVNDLAALGYLTRRADPDDGRAKLIDLTDRGRRLLADAGDRVADIEARWSQLVGADDFAHMCATMQRLLDALDPADSRA, from the coding sequence ATGGCGACGTCAAGTGATCTCCCCGCGGATCGGCAGGCGATCGGCCAGCTGCTGGTGCGACTGACGCGACAGTTCCGCACCGATCTCGCGGCGCCACACGCCGAGCAGGGCTACGGCGACGTCCGGGACCCGCACTTACAGATCTTCGGCAACGTCCGGATGGGCGGCATCCGACTGACGGAGCTGGCAGCGCGGGCGCAGTTGAGCCTCGCCGCGACGTCTGAGCTGGTCAACGACCTCGCGGCACTGGGATACCTGACTCGCCGCGCCGACCCGGACGACGGTCGCGCCAAGCTCATCGACCTCACCGACCGTGGGCGGCGCCTGCTTGCCGATGCCGGCGATCGAGTCGCCGACATTGAGGCGCGGTGGTCGCAATTGGTGGGTGCCGACGACTTCGCGCACATGTGCGCAACCATGCAGCGACTGCTCGACGCGCTCGACCCGGCCGATTCCCGGGCCTGA
- a CDS encoding ANTAR domain-containing protein — translation MSPPSNHDLAVRMAELSRLVAAPRKAEDIFTEISAAAVELIEGVDTAGILLIKKGGQFESLGATDELPHELDQLQHTLKEGPCIEAALDDVLVRTDDFRRETRWPAYSAAVCKLGVLSALSFRLYTHERTAGALNLFGYEPTTWDTERQTIGMVLAAHAAAALMASHQSENLQSAVASRDRIGQAKGIIMERFGVDDVRAFDMLRRLSQESNTTLVEIAQRVIDTRGNH, via the coding sequence ATGTCCCCCCCGTCAAATCACGATCTTGCCGTGCGGATGGCCGAGCTGTCTCGTCTGGTCGCCGCCCCTCGGAAGGCTGAGGACATTTTCACGGAAATCTCCGCGGCCGCGGTGGAGTTGATCGAAGGCGTCGACACCGCCGGAATTCTCCTGATCAAGAAGGGTGGCCAGTTCGAATCCCTCGGCGCCACCGACGAGCTGCCCCACGAACTGGACCAGCTCCAGCACACCCTCAAGGAAGGGCCGTGTATCGAAGCGGCGTTGGACGACGTGCTGGTACGCACCGACGACTTTCGGCGTGAGACGCGATGGCCCGCCTACTCCGCTGCCGTCTGCAAACTGGGGGTGCTCAGCGCTCTGTCCTTCCGCCTCTACACCCACGAGCGCACCGCCGGCGCGCTGAACTTATTCGGATACGAACCAACTACATGGGACACCGAGCGGCAGACGATCGGCATGGTGCTAGCCGCTCATGCGGCCGCCGCGCTAATGGCTAGTCACCAGAGCGAGAACCTGCAGTCCGCGGTGGCCAGCCGGGACCGCATCGGCCAGGCCAAGGGCATCATCATGGAGCGTTTCGGGGTCGACGACGTGCGCGCGTTCGACATGCTGCGACGGCTGTCCCAAGAGAGCAACACCACGCTGGTCGAAATTGCCCAGCGGGTTATCGACACCCGCGGCAACCACTGA